The genomic window ACTAGCTAGGGTTTTTAACCAGTGTAAAGCTTGTAAGTTAACTTCGGTGCGATAACCCTCGGGGTAAATAGAGGAGGGAAAATCAACCTGACAAAGCTTAAAATAGTTCTCTATCTCTAGAGAAGAAAGTTCTTGATAGACTTCGATAAGCTGGTTTTCTTGCCAAGTTACGTAAACCTCTCGTAGTTGACCTTGTTGTAGAATAACCTGATGAACGGGAAAAGCGTCTACTAATTCATTACTAAAGCAACAGCCAATCAGAGAGTTATCGGGAATTTGTTCCCAATCAATCCAATTTACCTTATTGAGTTTATCAGTTAAAAGCTTTTGTTGTTGAGCTTTAAGTTGGGGAGATGCTTCAATAATTAAATAGGCGATCGCACTGAAAAAATCTGGATACTCTCTCTCTACATAGTTTAATAGATCCTGAGCTAAATCCCCCGTACCTGCTCCCATTTCTAATAAGATAAAAGGATGGGGACAACCCAAAATTTGCCACATTTGCTCAAATTGTACCCCCAGTAACTCCCCAAAATCTGCCCCGAGGGAGGAAGAGGTAAAAAAATCTCCCTGAGCACCGATAGGATTATTTTTAGCGCTATAGTAACCGTATTGGGGATGATACAGCACTAAATTGAGATAGTCAGCAAAGTTGAGATAACCAGAGTTTTTAATGACTTGTTGCAGAGAGGACATGAGATTATTATGGGAGAGTATCAAAAAGACGGTTTAGAGTGGAGATTAGAACAATTAAGCCTGAGACTTCAAGAGTGGTGGGAATGGCGCACATCTCAAGTCAAGATTGACTTACCAGATATAGATATACCCTTGTTTGATTGGTTAACGACTGAGTTGATAGAGAAAATTGGAGGTATATT from Gloeocapsa sp. PCC 73106 includes these protein-coding regions:
- a CDS encoding class I SAM-dependent methyltransferase, translating into MSSLQQVIKNSGYLNFADYLNLVLYHPQYGYYSAKNNPIGAQGDFFTSSSLGADFGELLGVQFEQMWQILGCPHPFILLEMGAGTGDLAQDLLNYVEREYPDFFSAIAYLIIEASPQLKAQQQKLLTDKLNKVNWIDWEQIPDNSLIGCCFSNELVDAFPVHQVILQQGQLREVYVTWQENQLIEVYQELSSLEIENYFKLCQVDFPSSIYPEGYRTEVNLQALHWLKTLASKLQTGYILTIDYGYDAQRYYHPQRAQGTLQCYYQHHRHNNPYLYLGEQDITSQVNFTSLERQGELLGLDHLGFTKQGLFLMALGVGDRFQALHQSQAHLQEILQRRDALHQLINPSGLGNFGVLLQAKGLTPPQKLQPIKGFTMG